Sequence from the Kribbella aluminosa genome:
GGCCGCTGCCGGCGTTCTTCTACCCGGCGTTCCAGTTGATGGACTACGGCGTCCATTCGTGGGACATCCGGCAGGGCACCGGCCGGGCGCACGGCCTCTCGGGCGAGGCGGCTGATCTGCTCGTGCCGTTCATGTTCGTGCTGTGGAAGTACACGACCGGGGCGAAGGATCCGTGCGAGCTGGGGATCCGGATCACCAGCGGCCCGAACGCCGGCGACACCCGGGTGAGCGTCGGGCCGGGCGGTATGGACTACGCGGCCGGTGACGCGAGCGGTCTGCCGGCGGTGATCGAGTTCGATCCGGGCAGCTTCGTACTGACGGCGTTCGGCCGCGGCAACGCCGGTACGATCCGCGGCGACCGGGCCGTCGCGGACCGGTACCTGAACCTGTTCTTCCGGATCTGAGGGGGACTCGGCATGACCGACATGGACCTGCC
This genomic interval carries:
- a CDS encoding maleylpyruvate isomerase family mycothiol-dependent enzyme, producing MDAWNGMTFEGKDTMLRVVRDEAERFFGMVDGADVWEAPTGAGHWEVRDVVAHVTDTTEAYFVAFDAARSHTEVPAAYGLPGMAERVDKQALALRGVPQAELVERLRSDFDKLMGMFEALGPDDWGGLTVPHFYMGPLPAFFYPAFQLMDYGVHSWDIRQGTGRAHGLSGEAADLLVPFMFVLWKYTTGAKDPCELGIRITSGPNAGDTRVSVGPGGMDYAAGDASGLPAVIEFDPGSFVLTAFGRGNAGTIRGDRAVADRYLNLFFRI